A window of Phycisphaerae bacterium genomic DNA:
AAGGAATCATCCAACCAAGGAACGCCGCCGCAGTCTGCCAAGCTTGACGCCCTTTCACACATGTGCGAGGATCCGGTCGACCGCAGGCACGGCGATTGATGGCCTTCAATCTAGATTGACCGGAGCCTCCATGATGCAAACGAGCTCAGCCAGTGAGCACCTACATGACAATGTGCCTGTTCAGAAGCCCCCACAGTTTGCGGAACGGTTCGTCGACCGCCGTCAGGCGGAGCACTACCGCGACCGCTTCAAGAAGGGCCGGCGAGCACGCACCAACTGCCTCGAGAACGCTCTTCTGCGGCAGTTGGGAGAACGGATAGGTCATGTCCAGGTCGCCCTGGATCTTCCCTGCGGCACCGGCCGGCTTTCCCGCACCCTCCTGGAGTTTGCGGATAACGTGATCCTCGCGGACTCGTCATCCGCGATGCTGGAAGTGGCCAGAGAGGAATTGCCCGATCCGCGGGTCAGCTGCCAGTTGATGGACGCAGAGAGCATCAGCTTGCCGGATGCAAGCGTCGACCTCGTATTCTGCCATCGGTTCCTGTACCATGTGACCAGCGAGTCACGAAGAGCCCGCATGCTCAGCGAAATGGTCCGTGTGACCAGGCGATACGTGATCCTGTCATACTACCCACCAGGGTTCCTCAATCGCTGGCGCCAGTTCAGGCGTCGCCTGCTGCGCCGCAGTACCTCGGGCGGGTCGCAGTTGCCCGAGAATCAGTATCGCGAGGAAATCCGGGCGGCACGGCTGCGGTTCGTGCATGAGGTAGCCTTCCGGCATTTCCCTGTCACAGGTGTCTTCTTCGTGCTTGAACGCGCCTGAACCGGCTCTCATCCCGGGGCTACTTGGGCGCCAGCCGTCATGCCGCGCGCTAGCCCCCAGTTGCACAACAGACGGCCTTCCGACTGCCGGAACACCCTGCATGGCCCCAGGCCCCCGGCTGGCTGATGGGGCGACGCGTCGGCCACCGGTGCTGGGGAAACACCGTTAGTACCAGCACGGCGGGACCCTCCTGTCTCATGTGAGACACTAACGATGCGCGCTTGAGACATCGCCCTGTCTCAGAAACGAGCCCCGCGTCACGCAGTCCGACCGCTGATCGGGAAAACGGCGATTCCGAATCACGGCCATGGCACGCCACGTGAAAGGTCAACTGCCCGTACGCGTCCACGGAGATTCCAGGCTCCGGCCTCGGGTCAGGGTCGGCCCGACCCCTCGTGACCGCTACGAGGCCGAGCCCTCTCTTCGCGACTCCTCGTGGTGGTGTCCTGGGGCGTGTCAGCGGTCTCTGATTCTCAGGAGAAACGCTCAGGAGCCAGCGAGGGAGCCGAGCGGATATCCACAAGAGTACCGTCAGAGGGTATACTGCGCCGGTACGGCTGCAGCGTCTGTATGGGATCATGTGAAGGATTCGGAAAAGGAGACTGATATGATGACCTCGCCTCTAACAAGAACTGGATGGCTGTTTCTTTGGTTCGGCTTGTTGACCTTTGCGCCGCTCGGGGCACTGGGCCAGGACGCCGCGGCGACCACCAGCGGCACGGTGCGCGGGGAACAGGCCTTCCCGACCGGCAACGCAAGCACCAGTGTTCTTCTCATCCGGCATATCGGGCCGGCCGAGATGCGCGTCAACGCACCGTTCACCTATGAAGTCCAGGTCCGGAATCTGACCGACGCAAACCTGCCGGAAGTCGTCATCACCGAGAAACTGCCCAATGCGTTCAAGGTGAGCTCCATCGATCCAAAGCCCGCCGACTCGGGCGAGGGGACAGCGAGTTGGACCCTGACACAACTGGGCCCCAAGGCCTCGCAGGTCATCAAGATCAGCGGGACGCCAAGCGCGGTCGGGGCAGTCTCATACTGCACCACCGTGGCCTTCAAGACTACCGCGTGCGCCGAGACGCAGATCGTCGAGCCGGCACTGAAGCTGGTCAAGACCGCCCCGGCCGAGGTCATCATTTGTGACCCGATCCCCGTCAAGCTGGTGGTGACGAACACCGGTACGGGTGCCGTGCAGAACGTCAAGGTAGTCGATAAGCTCCCCGATGGCTGGGAATCGGGCAACAGCAAGGACGCGATCAACTTTGACGCCGGTACCCTCAAGCCCGGAGAGTCTCGCGAGTTCTCCTTCCAGGCCAAGGCGACCAAGACCGGAAGCTTCGTCAACGAGGCAACGGCCTCGGAACCTGGGGGGCTCGCCGCCAAGGCCAGCTCCGAGACGGTGGTGCGCAAGCCGGCACTGAGTGTGACCAAGACCGGCCCCGAGATCCGCTACATCGGTCGCCCCGCCGAATACAAGATCACCGTGACCAACACGGGAGATGCGCCCGCCAAGGATACGACGCTGGTCGACACCGTGTCCGGTGTGGGCGAGTTCGTCAAGGCCAGCGACGGCGGACAGTCCGCCGGCGGAAAGGTCACCTGGAGTCTTGGAACACTCGAGCCCGGCGCTTCCAAGAGCGTCGAGCTGACATTGGTCGGCCAGAAGGCCGGTACGATCAAGGATGACGCGGTCGCCACCGCCTACTGCGCTCAGGGCCAGGCCTCGGCAAGCACCGAAGTCAAGGGTGTTCCGGCCATTCTGCTGGAGGTCGTCGACGTGTCCGACCCCATCGAGGTCGGCGCCGATGAAACCTACATCATCACGGTCACCAACCAGGGTACGGCTGACGACACCAACATCCGCATCGAGTGCACCCTCCCGGCCGAGGAAGACTACGTTTCCGCCGAAGGCCCGACCAAGTTCAAAGCCGAGGGCAAGACCGTCTCCTTCGAGCCACTCGCCACGCTGGCACCCAAGGCCAAGGCGACCTATCGCGTGGTCGTCAAGGGCACCAAGGAACAGGACGTCCGGTTCAAGACCAGCATGACCAGCGATATGCTGAAGAGCCCCGTGGAGGAAACGGAAAGCACGCATATCTATTGACCAGCGTCGCTGATAGTGGTGATCCGGGACAGAGAAAGAGGTTGTCGGATCGTGCCCGGCAACCTCTTTCTGCTCTCGGTCCACAATCGATGTGAATCAAGGAGATGGGTTATGAGAAAACCTCGATATCTGATTTGGGTGGCCATCCTCTCCCCGGCGATTCTGGCCATGGGCTGTAACAAGGTCACTCCCGAGAATTATGACAAGATCCAGAACCAGATGACTTTGACTCAGGTGGAACAGATCCTCGGCAAGGGTACAGAACAGAGTGGCGGTGGCCTCGCGGTGGGCGACTTGAACGTCTCGGCCAAGACCGTGACTTGGGCGAGCGGCGACAAATCGATCACCGTCACCTTCGCTAACGACAAGGTGGTGATGAAGACCAAGAAAGGCCTCTGAGACGCGGTGCGGCCGGACCGCGAGGGCAGGGGAATGGCATCCGGGGGCTGCGTGCGCCATGATTGGGAGAGAGAACGATGAGCCCGGAAACCCAGTCCGAACACGGGGAAGGACCAGGCGGCAACCTTCCCGTGACAACCGAGGGCAAACCGGTGAAGCGGAAGCGGCGACGCCGGTGGCTCAAGCTTGTTGTCTTGCTCGGCGTGCTGATTCTGATCATCGTCTGCTGTCTTCCCTATCTCCTCTCGACCAACGCCGGCAGGAGACTCGTGGTCTCCGTAGCGGACAGCTACCTGCCCGGCAGCGTGGAGATGCGGGATCTCTCGCTGTCCTGGTTTGGCCCCTGTAGGATCAGCGGATTACGTCTTCACGACCCGGAAGGCAAGGAAGTCGCCCGCGCGGACGATGTCGTCCTGACGGAGGGAGTCTGGCGGGGGATCACCTCGCCCTCTCACTTCGAGCAGCTGAGCCTCGATACTCCACGAGTCACCCTCTTCGTCGATGAACAGGGTCAGATCTCGCTGCTCCGGGCAATCGCGACAAGTGAGGTATCACCCCCTGACC
This region includes:
- a CDS encoding methyltransferase domain-containing protein, giving the protein MMQTSSASEHLHDNVPVQKPPQFAERFVDRRQAEHYRDRFKKGRRARTNCLENALLRQLGERIGHVQVALDLPCGTGRLSRTLLEFADNVILADSSSAMLEVAREELPDPRVSCQLMDAESISLPDASVDLVFCHRFLYHVTSESRRARMLSEMVRVTRRYVILSYYPPGFLNRWRQFRRRLLRRSTSGGSQLPENQYREEIRAARLRFVHEVAFRHFPVTGVFFVLERA
- a CDS encoding DUF11 domain-containing protein translates to MMTSPLTRTGWLFLWFGLLTFAPLGALGQDAAATTSGTVRGEQAFPTGNASTSVLLIRHIGPAEMRVNAPFTYEVQVRNLTDANLPEVVITEKLPNAFKVSSIDPKPADSGEGTASWTLTQLGPKASQVIKISGTPSAVGAVSYCTTVAFKTTACAETQIVEPALKLVKTAPAEVIICDPIPVKLVVTNTGTGAVQNVKVVDKLPDGWESGNSKDAINFDAGTLKPGESREFSFQAKATKTGSFVNEATASEPGGLAAKASSETVVRKPALSVTKTGPEIRYIGRPAEYKITVTNTGDAPAKDTTLVDTVSGVGEFVKASDGGQSAGGKVTWSLGTLEPGASKSVELTLVGQKAGTIKDDAVATAYCAQGQASASTEVKGVPAILLEVVDVSDPIEVGADETYIITVTNQGTADDTNIRIECTLPAEEDYVSAEGPTKFKAEGKTVSFEPLATLAPKAKATYRVVVKGTKEQDVRFKTSMTSDMLKSPVEETESTHIY